DNA sequence from the Pseudomonadota bacterium genome:
TGCTCCAATTTCGATAGAGCGGATAAAAAGCGTTATCCCGGCTGATTTAAAGACCATTAAAGACATGCTATCCCGGCTGATTTCTGAGTATGAAGAAAGAGATGGTGCCATTTTCCTTATGGAAGTTGCCGGAGGATACCAGATTCGTACAAAACCTGAATATGCCGAATGGGTAAAGAAGTTTGTGCAGCCAAATCCTTTGCGGATGAGCAAAGCAGCTCTTGAAACTTTAACTATTATTGCATATAAGCAGCCGATAATCAGAAGTGAAGTAGAATATATAAGAGGTGTTGACAGCGGTGGAATACTTCGTACGCTGCTTGAACTCAAACTTATACGTGTTTTGGGAAGAAAAGATATACCTGGGCGACCTCTTATATATTCAACAACAAAGCGGTTTCTTGAGATATTCGGATTAAAGAATCTTAGAGAGTTGCCCACACCGGAAGAAATAAAAGGTCTTGTAAATCCTTTGCTTCCTGTAAGAAAGGATCCTGATCAGATGCCGCTTATTCCTGATGAAGACAATGAAGATATCCCAAAAGATACGCTAATTAATGAAGATGATAAAAATATATTGACTTAAAACCTGATAAATCGTTATTCTTATAAATAAATAAACCTCTATGGGCGGTTAACTCAGCGGGAGAGTGCTACCTTCACACGGTAGAAGTCGCTGGTTCAAACCCAGTACCGCCCACCACTAATAAATTAAGCCAGTTACGGTTAAAATCGTTTCTGTTTCTTTGCGTTTTCCAGGCAAAAAAACAGGACAAAAGCAGGCCAAAACAGCGGAGCCAGCTAAATAAAAAAATCCATACCCATTTTAATTTTATTCCTCTTTCTTTCCGGATGCGCCTCTTTATATTTCCCGGCTGAACCCTTGAACCCTGAAATGTTATCCGATACTGAATTATTAAATATAATCAGAGATTCCCCATCAAATAGAAAAGGTGGCCCGAAACTTACCGAAGCCGTAGATAGAAAGCTGATCACTATGGACGAAGGTTTTTGTATCGTTAAAACTGCACTAATTATCGGAATGTCTGAACGTGCCATGATCCTTACATTGGGTAAGCACTATTCAGTACATACCTATAGAAATAAATACGGAGCCACAAAACAATATAGTTGGGGACACCCGCCTTACCTATTTGTATACGTTGAAAACGGAAAAGTAACCAGTTGGAGTTCATATTAATAATCTACTGAATTAACAATCTGTTGAAGTGGCAAAGAAAAATTGCAGATGCTTTAAATGTAACCATGGACTATCTTACGGATGATACCGGGAACGTTACGGAAATTAAGGGCAGAGCTATATTTGACAGACTGCTTGAAATAGAAAAACTCGAACAGGAAGAAAAGAAAACCATTGTTCATGTTTTAGACAGTTTGTTAAGAGATGCCAAAGCAAGAAAGATCTATGCAGTGCAATAGTTTGTGCAGGAAAATATCATGGAGTAAATACAATATATTTCTGATGAGAATAATAATGTAACGGGCGTTATTGTGCCCATTGATCTCTGGCAGGAGC
Encoded proteins:
- the scpB gene encoding SMC-Scp complex subunit ScpB, with the translated sequence MTIPTEQELKNILEALLFVADAPISIERIKSVIPADLKTIKDMLSRLISEYEERDGAIFLMEVAGGYQIRTKPEYAEWVKKFVQPNPLRMSKAALETLTIIAYKQPIIRSEVEYIRGVDSGGILRTLLELKLIRVLGRKDIPGRPLIYSTTKRFLEIFGLKNLRELPTPEEIKGLVNPLLPVRKDPDQMPLIPDEDNEDIPKDTLINEDDKNILT
- a CDS encoding DNA-binding protein; translation: MKWQRKIADALNVTMDYLTDDTGNVTEIKGRAIFDRLLEIEKLEQEEKKTIVHVLDSLLRDAKARKIYAVQ